Proteins encoded together in one Pontiella desulfatans window:
- a CDS encoding transposase, translating to MSLPTIHPCDEWVLQQARNATMWLDDIGVKATGLIRDRDTKFTTRFDVIWKSEGAKVHKTPVRSPMANSFAECYIGKIKSEYLNLFYCFSLDHLDYINREWLKYYHNQRPHQGIDINNNVLDVDFKPTDQGEVKREQRLAESFRGTTATLRSSLNTIIRKSPLPVQTERRIHRALIA from the coding sequence ATGAGCCTCCCGACTATTCATCCATGTGATGAGTGGGTTCTTCAGCAGGCTCGTAATGCCACCATGTGGTTGGACGATATCGGCGTTAAGGCGACCGGATTGATTCGTGATCGCGACACAAAATTTACGACACGTTTCGATGTCATTTGGAAAAGCGAAGGTGCGAAAGTCCATAAGACTCCGGTGCGCTCGCCTATGGCAAATTCTTTCGCAGAATGCTATATTGGTAAAATTAAATCTGAATATTTGAATCTCTTTTATTGCTTTAGCCTGGATCATCTTGATTACATTAATCGAGAATGGTTGAAGTACTACCACAACCAACGTCCTCATCAGGGAATTGACATTAATAACAACGTTCTTGATGTTGATTTCAAACCGACCGATCAGGGCGAAGTCAAACGGGAACAACGACTCGCGGAGTCATTTCGTGGTACTACCGCGACGCTGCGTAGTTCCCTGAACACAATCATTAGAAAAAGTCCCCTCCCCGTTCAGACTGAACGGAGGATTCACCGTGCCTTGATTGCGTAA